The Lasioglossum baleicum chromosome 7, iyLasBale1, whole genome shotgun sequence genomic sequence CATTCGAGCGACACTAGGTAATTTTCACGCAATTACCAACAATCAGCTTTGCATCGATGAACATTTATTTCGCATCTTCGCGGAATTTCAGTCTATTATCATGTCTTATCACACCGTTGAGGACATCGGTTCCCCACTTCTGCCTTtgactctctcgctctcttacgCAATAAACATATTGCTGCGTTCTCTGTAAAACGCAAGcacttaataattaataaactatgATTTTTCTATCAAATTGCTCGAATCTTTCGTTAATACCAGCGAATTTTCTGTACCCGTACAACCAAATCACAGCAAAAGGAGAACATTGAAACGTGAATATATATGAATACACGTGAAACAATTCTGAGGATAAATCTAAGGATAAATTATATCTTTTACATAGACTTAAAAGGGTGATATTTCAAAAACTACGCAAAATTACgtgtatatttttatatcgtttgattttaatttaacccattgcattttaacttgaaaatgaaacattccTTCCAACCGAGGATATTAATTATTCATTCTATATTATAtgccttttttaattttatgggtatgaaattgatataatacctcatacaataatttaaatatttaatatttataataacataTTTAATGATATGTTATGTTTGGAATaaatggtacagcaacttttagtggtgcctctcaGAGTTATCACTCGAGAGTGCTAAAGGGTTAATCTGTAACCACCGAATGATTTAACAAAGAAATATAtagtttattttgaaaaatttaacttgttaatcgtatttcttaaattaataaaataaaaaagaattcaCCTCCGCCGAAACATGCATTATTTTGTCCAgtatatgttttatataaacattttcgacatattgtatacctatatataaatacatgacTCATTTACACTTGCGATCAGACACATTATGTATATGTTGTGTATCATAATATGCACGTATAGCCGTTGCTATGCAACTCGTTGGAACAACACTAAATTCGTTACGTTGCGGAAAACGTACATTAGAATTGAGAAGACGTTTTAACTGTAATTGACAATGGCAGACGACGTGAAGCCGGAAGTAATTAAGAAAACGCAAGATCttcttggaaaatattttaaaaagccACCACTTACTGAAAAACTTCTGCGAAAACCACCATTCAGGTTTCTCCATGACATTGTGTCAGCGGTAACGTAATACTAACTTTTGTTTTACAACTAACATTGAAACAGTACATTAATACTTAACGCTTTATTGCTGGTTTCAAATGATATCTTAGGTGATCAGAGAAACCGGTTTCTTAGACGGTTTATTCACTGAAGAACTGAACTCTGAAAATATAAACAACAAGGAAGCGAAACTAGcttatttaacaaaattaatCGATGTTGTCAGTAAGTGCGAACATGATCTCTGATATAAAGGTGGGACATATGCGATATATCCGTTTACTAATTACTAAAACAAACTTCAAAATCATTCTAGAATTAGCTACTGGTGCTAACTTAACTGTAAGAGCAAGTAAAATCATTTCTGGCCAGGAACCAACTAAGACAAATGAATTGCTGCAAGCAATTGGGATAGCTTTAGACAACAAGGTAATACAAACACTATATAGtattaaattgaatattttcgaattgctgtaaattcaaacattttgtgAATCAGATAAGCAGCGTTGAAGCTGTAGAacattataaaaaaaacttaGAAAAAGGTAAATCAAGTTCGAAAAGTAAATCATCCgcgagaaaagaagaaaaagtaaCATCATCGAAAGATGTCCAACAAAAACGGGTTGCAACAGGCAGAGACAAGTCTTCTAGTCAAAGAAAAAGAATGCCCAATGAAACTAAATCAACGCCAAATAATATGGAAACGCATAAAGATGAAAAtcgagaatttaaaaaaaacgctGATGTTATACACAATTCAGGAGCTGAGGTaagttactgttataatatatcGTTTAAAAGCAACCAAAAAATGAGAAGGTTCTCGACATTGACATTTTTTAGTTGACAAAGGACAAGATTCCTTCATCTGCGAATAGAAAAAGATCTTCATCGGCTAAACCTAAACCCAGTACATCCTCTGTAATTTCATCCGAAGCAACTTCGATGCAGGAAAATGTGAATACAGACAAAAAAGTTGATGAGAACAAGAAACAGAAGGAAGTTGAAAACAAATCAAAGCAAACAACGTATAGCGAAAATAAtgaatttgtaaataacaaaattaatgaaaatatagAGAATGTAAAGGTAGAACACAAAGAAATTGAAGAAACAACTAATGAAATTCCCAATGAAAATGAGGAGAAAACTGATAATTTGATGTCAGAAAATCAAAAGTCTCAATTGGAAAATATTAGCACAAGGTAATAAAATTCTCACTCgtataattttccagttaaaattgcTCTGAGttatgattttaaaaaatcacaggcaatagaaatattctagctAGAAAGAACTgtataattttcgagttaaaattgctccgTTTCTTGCGacctaaaatatttctattccctgtgattttttaaattttatggatatgaaattggtataatacctcatacaatacctaaatgtttagtaattgattaggtaccgacatatttaataatgtcaacgatatcttgaataatggtacagctatTTTTAGTTGCGCCtcggagtcaccattcgagtgctaaaggTTAATAGTGTTGCAATTATTTGGTAAAACTTGATACTTTCAGTATTCCACAATCAAGCGCAAGACCGAAAACATCATTACGTCCACCTTCTGCAAGACCAATCAGTGCTAGACCCGCAGCACCTAGATTACGGGCAAAGCCAGAATTATCTGTTAACGAAGAAATATTGTAAGCATCGTTTCAAGTGCATTCTGTCATCGAAAGGATTACGAAATATATTCATACGAACACAGCCTATTTTTCCAGGACACCAATGGGAACTATAAGTGTTATTGTTGAAAATGCTGAAACTAAAGAAGACGACGATGCTGAAGATATGGTAGTTATGGAAACCAGAGGAGGTGGTGGTGATTCTCTAGAGAATACCAGCACATTCAAAGTCGATGATCAATTAACCCAGGAACATGGACATCTTGTTGCTCAAATATTAGAAACGCAAAAAGAACTAGTTAACAATGAAAACGTGGATGTAATACCGAAAAAAACAAATATTGTAAGAACATATAGATGTTCTTCTTTTTGTTGCTTTTTATACAATGACCGCCTTAATAAAATGATCTTGTTATTAGTCCTGGGATACGAGTTCGAAGCGCGACATAATTTTTAAAGAAGTCGATAAACTTCGTAACACAATTCAAACGTTAACTCGTGCGACGAATCCACTTGGAAAATTATTAGATTACTTTCAGGTATAAACTCACTGATACTACTCCTATCAAATGCTCCGAACGTATTACGTATTTCATAATCTTTGCAGGAGGACGTAGAAATAATGCAGAAAGAATTATTCGAATGGAGGAGTCAGTATCAACAAGTAAACGAACAGCTAAAAACAGAAAAGATGTAAGCAATGTAAAACCATGTATAATTCCGTATATCATGGTCGTTTGATAAATATCCGAGTTTTAAAGCGACCCTGACGTATTTCGAAATGTTTGCATACAACGAAAGATTATTATTTTCAGAAAAACGCAAGAGTTAATAGAACCCATGAAAGAAACATTGAAAGAAATCGATCAAAATATGAAAGTACAGTTAGATAAAATATGCCAAACAAAATCACAAATAATGAAGAACGATCAAAGGATACAAACATTATTAAACGGTCGTGTTTGAAATTCGTTGTGTTGTGCCTTCGATGAAAATATTACTACTTTGTCTTTTATTTGTATAGATACTGTACGTatactattatatatatgtatattaaaaacgGACCATGTATATTTACAATGTTATATAATTTTctaatattagaaataaaggtAATGACTTCGTTTATTTGTCCCTACATGAAATAGGAACGTTTGTACAAAATAAGGCaacttaaaatattttattatacaactTAAAGATATTTCTTATGAACTGAACCGAAGTacgttaatttatttttagatttCATACTtgctttgtagagttgagactTCGTTTAACAGTACATTGTCCATTGTACAATGGtcgaaaagtatttttaaatctgTTAACGTAAATAACGAACGATAAGATAATAACGTCAAAACAAATTCGAACTATTTGATGTTCTACATAATATGTAATACATACTGGTCTTGTCTTTGTTACTCATGAACATGATAAGAGTCCTAAATCGCTTGACTTCGCTGAGATCTTCcaaatatgaaaatataaacTCTTTTCTTGTTTTATTTTCCAACTGGCATGTATCAATTCTTTCTATACATTCTATTCGTAATACCTCTAATATATCACTAAAAATGTCGGATTCCATAGAATCTTGAAAGATTTTAGACAAACTATTCTTAGGTATTTgctgaaatttaaatatttatataacaaaATTCTACACTTGTAATACTGTAACATTGtaattagcagactgcggatctttatgcaaaataaaaattgtctgcgtcgattgcaagaaaaagaaaccaaatacagtaaagtcccaTTCTAATTGTAAGTTCGACAGAGGAGACCGTTCTAAGTCAGTccgcctaccccttccactgcgatgtgaaccactactaattcaattacaaaacttctttatttttcataatttttttatgggactttcaccaacatattcgtggcatttttctaataaaaatcaACACAGAACCAAGAACTGATTTAAATTGGGACTTTACTGTAGAAAAtgttcctacaattttgaatttcatctgctcaattttgctataaatgcataaagatccacaggctAGTAATTAGTATTGTATTATTGTTACCTTTAGATACTGATATCTGAATGTAGACGATTTATTCGTTTTCCAATTCATTATAAACTGTACAGCTGTTTTAGGAACTGGAGGTATTTCATCATTAGATGCCGAAGATTCAACAACCTCAACCAAATTATCTGTCTTTAGATTATCATTTGTACTATGTGACTCTAATTGTACAAATGTACTTGTGCTACCTgttatttcatcatttttatCATTCTGTCGAATActatcaaattccacttcaacaACTGGTATCTTTTTTAATGATTTCTAGAGATAATGATCATGTTAGTTATTCGTGTTAATTTTAGTAATACTTGTATAATCTTACCTTTGAACGTAGGTGTGGTGGCCTTGTAATAGCTTCAATTATTACAACATCGTTCTTTTCTGGTAACCAATCAGGAATTCGCGAAcctgtttctttttgtttcgaTGTAATAGATCCTgcatcagcagatttactatcTTCAACAGAGTTAAGAGTTTCCTTGGGTTTGTTACCTTTTTCATTGTGAATAGTTTCCCTAagatttttgttattttcaatATCTTTTTTATCTTTAGTATGCTTGATGTGTGTAGTATCTTTAGTAAGTGCTGAGTTGGTGCTTGATACAGTATTAGAACAAAGTTCCTCTCCAATTTTCTTATCAATTGAGTTTTTAGATGATTTGTTGGTGTTTTCCGTTAATGTTGCAGATGACTGTACAAAgtgatattattaaattacatTTCGTTGACTTAAGCAAATATTTGATGGAAATTTCATCTGTTTAATCAATTAATTTACTTACATCTGAAACCTTAATCTTTCTCTCAATTTGCGCTAATAACGATTTTGCTTCTTTGTTAGAAGGTTCCAGCTTTAAGATTTTTTCTAAATCTTGCTTCGCCTCTACGTATTGTTTGACGTTCATTCTAGCTGTAGCTCTTCTATGGTAAGCTTTCACATAAGTTTCGTCTAATTGTATTGCTGCACTGCAATCAGATTCTGCAGCATGAAAActacaaaatacaatatttgCCATTAAAAATATAAGGGTTAAATGTGTTTCATCGTTTTTCGAATATTCATTTCCATACATACAATATAATTACTAGATAACAGAccttttcatgcaaaataaaaattttccatctGAATCACAACAAACCGGAGCGACataaatttcttaatatgttcaatgggtcgaaaataatataacagtatttttaaattcgtctaatgtttctaatgttttaaattaaacctactcattttcgtcataaatgaataaaatccgctgtctaataattacgaataataagtaataattacttatttaatttcaattggCATAGTCCACGATTTGCAAAGAAAACAGCATCGTatggaaaaattgttattgCTTGATTGTAACATTGAATCGCATTAACCCATTTCTGCTGTTGTACTAAACGATTGCCCTCATTTTTGTGCTTTGTAGCTTCTTCGTGCGCTTTCTCTAATTCTTTCGTAGACATAGCTTCATCTCCGGATGAGTCTGATTGTTCCGCTTTGTCTACATCTTTGCATGCTTCGTCCTTAGATACAAAATATTGAAGTAATAATTATATATGagatattttatactattttttcactttttaaaggtaatttaagaaaattttttaaaaatgctaaGATATAacatacgattttaatttatttcagatctaaaaaggccaCTACcatggaaaataagattctatttgattcgagttCATATTAAAATTCGTCTCTCTCTACAAATTGTCTATTAATAACTTACTACATCAAATTTATCCCAGGCCGAATAATCATACGATTTAATTCTTtttgatttattattattgccatTTTCTTTAGTTGGAgcagattttattttgttcttGCTTTTGCTTCTGACCGGTGGTAACATCATCTATAACCAAAAGATCGTacgaattgaaaatattgtacaatacaggATGGTTCAATTCtataaacattcttcgctacAAATTATAATAATGACTAAAATCaaggtggtaatatctggtgaaaATAAGATATACCTGATCGCTTGCTTCTCTTCGTAACTCCTCATCTTTGCGTTTCATCTGTTCCTCCCAATTTTTCATGTCGAGAAATTCTTTTTGCATATCTTCTGCATTATCTTTTACTTGTTTTTGCATCAATAGAGATTTATCCATTATTTTAGCTTTATTTATGTCAATCAAGGATGCGAAATGTCACTCTTGGCAAGGTCAGCTAAATAAGTTGTCTCGCACGTTTCTTGGAAACTGTAAATAACAAAGGATCTTATCATTTATATAtgttattttaatataataattagataattaaACGACTACAGTTTTTATTGTGGTTGTATATACTAAATATCATTTCATTctaataaaattacaaatatttctGAAAACTACAATAGCCATACGAAGATTCGATAGACATACAGGTTATTTTTTGTCTCTTATGTGTCTTATGCCATAACAGAGGTCAAAATTTCGTTATGTAGGTACATTACCATCGGTATACAGTTGTCACAGCAACTTGGTACGCATTCAAATACTTTTACCTTTTAATTAATACTGATTcaaatatactttaattattatttttaatttcaagagAGAAATCTCAACAATTTTAAAAGTATGTATTGTTTATGACAGAGTGCACTACGTAACGCGGGATGCGCCGGAGTGAAAAACAGCGCCAATTGGAGAACAGATGAACTGCGAAAAAAGACGGAGAAGCaaatatgtttctcgcaggagagacaaagacagaGAATACGAAACCGTTTATTTTGTCGATCACCCCCGGTTGAgctgcatttagcgaagaagcaatatttttttatgctctttgtgttgaaatattctctgcattattgcggggtcccgtacagagcccttttttccaatttggctcttggaattttataaacaacaaaagtgtacgtttttatagaagaaatttttttctgtacactttttccaaaaaagggctttgtacgttAACTCCAAACTCGCAATAATACAAAGAGTATTTGAACACAAAGAGCAACTTAAAAAAAACTGCGCGGGCGCATTTAAAAAAAGCTGCGCTGGCGCATCTAAAATATAAACTGCGTAGGCGCATCTAAAAAACAAACTGCGCGGgcgcatttaaaaaaaactgtgcgggcgcatttaaaaaaaactgtgcgggCGCATCTAAAAAAAACTGCGTAGGCGCatctaaaaattaaattatattattgttaattataccttatattatatatataaggcTATATATACGAGTACTTACTTACCTCTCATATTGCACAATCTGCAACCTGCAATCTGCGTGCAGTGCAAGGGGCAACACTGTACACCCTTTTCCATCTCCATCCCTAGCCAACAAGTGTACGTATTTTATGAAGAATCATGGCGTCCATTATTAAAGGTGCGGCATGTGTAGATTGATTATAAATACGTAATTTTTCAGACATACATTTTAATGTTAGAAATAATTATCATGATGTTATTCGCGATGTCACATTTTCGTAGACACTGGTGAAATTTG encodes the following:
- the LOC143210751 gene encoding TRAF3-interacting protein 1-like — protein: MADDVKPEVIKKTQDLLGKYFKKPPLTEKLLRKPPFRFLHDIVSAVIRETGFLDGLFTEELNSENINNKEAKLAYLTKLIDVVKLATGANLTVRASKIISGQEPTKTNELLQAIGIALDNKISSVEAVEHYKKNLEKGKSSSKSKSSARKEEKVTSSKDVQQKRVATGRDKSSSQRKRMPNETKSTPNNMETHKDENREFKKNADVIHNSGAELTKDKIPSSANRKRSSSAKPKPSTSSVISSEATSMQENVNTDKKVDENKKQKEVENKSKQTTYSENNEFVNNKINENIENVKVEHKEIEETTNEIPNENEEKTDNLMSENQKSQLENISTSIPQSSARPKTSLRPPSARPISARPAAPRLRAKPELSVNEEILTPMGTISVIVENAETKEDDDAEDMVVMETRGGGGDSLENTSTFKVDDQLTQEHGHLVAQILETQKELVNNENVDVIPKKTNISWDTSSKRDIIFKEVDKLRNTIQTLTRATNPLGKLLDYFQEDVEIMQKELFEWRSQYQQVNEQLKTEKIKTQELIEPMKETLKEIDQNMKVQLDKICQTKSQIMKNDQRIQTLLNGRV
- the LOC143210752 gene encoding RNA polymerase II-associated protein 3-like, with product MDKSLLMQKQVKDNAEDMQKEFLDMKNWEEQMKRKDEELRREASDQMMLPPVRSKSKNKIKSAPTKENGNNNKSKRIKSYDYSAWDKFDVDEACKDVDKAEQSDSSGDEAMSTKELEKAHEEATKHKNEGNRLVQQQKWVNAIQCYNQAITIFPYDAVFFANRGLCQLKLNNFHAAESDCSAAIQLDETYVKAYHRRATARMNVKQYVEAKQDLEKILKLEPSNKEAKSLLAQIERKIKVSDSSATLTENTNKSSKNSIDKKIGEELCSNTVSSTNSALTKDTTHIKHTKDKKDIENNKNLRETIHNEKGNKPKETLNSVEDSKSADAGSITSKQKETGSRIPDWLPEKNDVVIIEAITRPPHLRSKKSLKKIPVVEVEFDSIRQNDKNDEITGSTSTFVQLESHSTNDNLKTDNLVEVVESSASNDEIPPVPKTAVQFIMNWKTNKSSTFRYQYLKQIPKNSLSKIFQDSMESDIFSDILEVLRIECIERIDTCQLENKTRKEFIFSYLEDLSEVKRFRTLIMFMSNKDKTNLKILFDHCTMDNVLLNEVSTLQSKYEI